The Flavobacterium galactosidilyticum nucleotide sequence TGCTAGCATGATAAAACGTTTGTTTATTGCCCAAGTATCTGGTAAAGTAGTGATAAAAGAGGAATCAATCATGTTCCATTTCTCTCTATCATTTTGTTGTTTTTGATACAAAATCTGATAAATTGCGCCACCGCTTTCTCCAACCGTGAAAGATCCAAATTCCGTAAAAATATTTGGAACATCTACTTCAGCTTCGTCGCAAGCAATTTTAATCTGATTGATAATTTCATCAATCATGTATTGGTAATCAAAATCAAATGCAAGTGAGTTTTTGATAGGAAAACCACCACCAATGTTCAGTCCGTCTAATGATGGACATTCCTTTTTTAAAGCAACATATACTTTAATACATTTTACTAATTCGTTCCAGTAATATGAGGTATCATTGATTCCTGTATTAATAAAAAAGTGTAACATTTTAAGTTCCAAATTTTTATTGTCTTGAATTTGTTTTTTGTAAAAACTAACTATGTTTTTATATCCAATTCCTAATCTTGAGGTGTAAAACTCAAATTTAGGCTCCTCTTCAGCAGCAATTCGAATTCCAATTTTAAATTTCCCTTTGATTTCCGCTTGTAGCAAATCTAATTCCTCGTAGTTATCAATAATAGGAATAGTATTCTTGTGACCATTATTGATCAATCGAGCAATGTTTTCTACATATTGGTCTCTTTTAAAACCGTTACATATTACATAAGTACTTTTGTTGATTTTGCCATTCTCTAGCAAATTTTCAACAATATTAATGTCAAATGCAGAAGAGGTTTCAATATGAATATTATTTTTAAAAGCCTCATTCATAATATACTCAAAATGAGAACTTTTAGTACAATAGCAGTAATAGTATTTAGCTTCGTACTTGTTTTTTTCCATAGACTTACGAAACCAGCTTTTGGCTTTGTTAATGTTATTGGAAATTTGAGGTAAATAAGTAAACTTTAAGGGCGTACCATATTTTTCAACCAGCTTCATCAAATCGATATTGTGAAACTGAAGATTATCTTTGTTTAACTTGAACTCTTCTTGAGGGAAATAATAGGTTTGATTGATTAGATCAGAATATTTTGTATTCATTAGATTTTATAAATTTTATAGATTAGAATATTTTAAAATAAATAAATCTAAAATTCAAACTCGAATATTGGCATAAATAATCTGAAGTTTCTCGTGATCGCCTTTCAAATATTGAAAAATATCAAAACTGAAGTTTCCTTTAATCGAATAAAAGCGCTTCAACATCCTCAGGAAAGACATGTTATTGCTGGTTTTACTAGAACTATAAATTGGCTTATTTTGACATTTTTTCATTGGTGCAAATGTAAAAAAATATTAGAAACACAATGCGTACTTTTTATAAAAATAAAATTAAGATTTATAATCTTGGAAGGCATTAAGAATTAATTCATTTTCAACGGATTGATTAATTTTTATTTTCCCGATACCTTCTATCAATGCGAACTGTATCGTGCCGTATTCATTTTTTTTGTCATGAATTAGTAACTCCAATATCGGATCAATATCATTTTCTTCAAAAAGTATGTCCTCGTAGATTGCTTTTAGGTTTGATTTTATTTGAAAATATTCTGGCTCACTTAGTAAATCCTTCTTAAATGAAATGTAACTCTCTAAAATCATTCCTACTGCAATCGCTTCTCCATGAAGTAAAGTGGTTTTATTATCATTTTCTAAAAAATAACTTTCTATGGCGTGTCCTAGAGTATGTCCGAAATTCAAAGATTTACGAATATTTTTTTCAGTAGGATCTTGTGTTACAATTTCATTCTTTATTTCTACAGAGCGGTAAATAAGCTGGTCGAAATCAGCAAAATCTATAGCTTTTAAATCTGAAAATTGTTCCCAATAGTCCTTATCATATATCAAACCGTGCTTCAGCATTTCAGCTAGACCGGAACGCATTTCGTTTTGAGGCACTGTTTCAAGGTATTGAGTGTCTATAAGTACCATTATTGGTGTGTTAATAACGCCAATTTGGTTTTTTAGGTTTCCTAAATCAACGCCGTTTTTACCACCTACAGAAGCATCAACCATTGATAGTAGAGTAGTAGGAATATGTATAAAATCAACACCCCGCTTAAATGTGGAAGCAACAAAACCGCCTAGATCAGTAACGACTCCACCACCTAAATTAATAACAAGACTTTTTCTATCGGCACCAAGTTCTGTTAATACATTCCAGATTTGAACACAGGTTTCAATGTTTTTATTGATTTCTCCATTTTCAAACTCAATTATTTCAACAGATAAATCGGTTTCTAAAAACGGCAAAAAATGAGGTAGACAAAACTCATTTGTATTGCTATCTACTATAATAAATACATTCGAATATTTACTTTCTTTTACATGAAGGTTTAGTGCTTCGTATGCTTTTTCGTTAAAATGAATAGGGTAAGTATTGGCTTGGATTGACTGCATTTCTTTTAATTTATTGTAATGGCAAAATAAGGTAATTTTTGCTGAATAATGTTTAAAACTCTCTTTATATTTGTACAAAAATATCACAAATAATGGAAAAAATATTTAATAATACTGAAGTTGCATTTGCATTAAAAAGCGATACCGAACTGGATAGAGCTTATTTTCTTTTTAAAATGATTGATAATCAACCTTTAGTACGAATAGGAACTGCGGTTACAAATTTTGCTTTAAAAGCTAATCTTCCAGTTGAAGGATTGATTCGCGCTACTGTTTTTGATCATTTTTGTGGAGGAGTGAATGAGGATGACTGTCTTTCTGTCGTTGATAAAATGTTTACTAAAGGTGTTTCGTCTGTTTTAGATTATTCTGTTGAAGGAAAAGAAGAAGAAAATCAGTTTGATGCGGCATTAGATATGACGCTAAAAACAATCGAATTTGCTAAAGAACGACTAGCAATCCCGTTTGCCGTTTTTAAACCAACTGGTTTTGGGCGTTTTGAATTATATGAAAAATTAGGAGAAAAGCAGATCTTGACTTCAGATGAACAATTGGAATGGAATAGAGTAGTGGCACGTTTTGATATCGTTTGTAGCGCAGCACACAAAAAAAATGTTGCCTTATTAATTGATGGTGAAGAAAGTTGGATGCAAGATGCGGCTGATGATTTGGTAACCGAAATGATGCGTAAATATAACAAGGAAAAAGCTATCGTTTTTAACACCCTACAACTGTATCGTTGGGATCGTTTGGATTATTTAAAAAAATTACACGAACAAGCTAAAAATGATGGTTTTTATATAGGTATGAAATTAGTTCGCGGTGCTTATATGGAAAAAGAAATAGCTCGTGCTATAGAAAAAGGATATCCATCACCAATTTGTGATACTAAAGAAGATACTGATAAAAGTTATGATACAACTGTTCGCTACATGTCAGATCATTTAGATATGATGTCTATTTTTGCAGGAACTCATAATGAATTAAGTACTTATAAGCTTATGGATATCATGAAGGAAAAAGGAATTAAAACCAATGATGACAGAATCTGGTTTGGTCAACTTTACGGAATGAGCGATAATATTAGCTATAATTTAGCGGCTAATGGCTATAATGTGGCGAAGTATTTACCTTTTGGTCCTGTAAAAGATGTGATGCCGTATTTGATTCGTCGTGCAGAAGAAAACACTTCAGTTGCTGGACAAACAAGTCGTGAATTATCGATGATAAAAGCAGAGAGAAATAGAAGAAAAGGAAAATAGTGATCAGTTATCAGTCTTTTTAAGCTATAAAAAACTCCATTCGATAAGCTGAATGGAGTTTTTTTTGTCAAATTAGTGCTGAGATTTAAGAATGGCTAAACTGTAAATTGCTTAAGTTTTTATAAATTCCATTTTCTAATCCTATTAATTCCTGGTGCGTTCCTTGTTCAGAAATCACGCCATTATCCAAAACTAGGATTTGATCAGCGCTGCGAATAGTAGATAGTCTGTGCGCAATAATAATACTGGTTCTTCCTTGCATCAAAATTTCTAAAGCTTCTTGGACTAATTTTTCGCTTTCACTATCTAATGAAGAAGTAGCTTCGTCTAATATCAAAATACTAGGGTTTTTAAGCAAAGCGCGCGCAATTGCAATGCGTTGTCTTTGTCCACCTGATAATTTGATTCCTCTTTCGCCTACAACAGTTTCAAATTTTTCAGGGAAACTTTCAATAAAATTGTATGCGTTAGCTTGTTGAGCTGCTAAGAGGATTTCTTCATCCGTTGCATCTGGTTTTCCGTAAGCAATATTTTCTTTTATAGTACCACCAAATAAAATAACGTCTTGCGGCACAATACTCATATTCCCACGTAGATTTTCTAAATCGAAATCGTAAATACTTTTCCCATCAATTAATATTTCTCCAGCTTCAATATCGTAAAAACGCAATAGTAACGAAGCAATAGTTGATTTACCCACACCACTTGGTCCTACAATAGCAATTTTTTGTCCAAAACTAGCAGTGAAATTTACATTTTTAAGCACTTTGATTTCTTTTCTAGAAGGATAGCTGAAAGCTACATTCTTAAAACTTACATTCCCTTTTATTTTCTGCAATGAAGAAGCATTTTTTATAGCTTTAATTTCTTCAGGAGTTTCTTCTAGTAATTCAAAAACACGTTCGGTTGCACCAATTGCTTTTTGCATTTGAGCATACAATTCTGCTATACCACCAGACGAAGCACCTACATAACTAGAGTACAATATGAAGGTGAATAATTCTCCAACAGTGATTTCGCCACCTATACTCAATTGAACACCATACCAAACTACGGCTACAATAGTTCCAAACAAACAGATAATTATAAAGGATGCAAAATAGCCTCTAAGCTGACCGCCTTTGATAGCAATTTTCACTACTTCTTTAATTCTATCTTTATAACGTGCT carries:
- a CDS encoding arginine decarboxylase, with product MNTKYSDLINQTYYFPQEEFKLNKDNLQFHNIDLMKLVEKYGTPLKFTYLPQISNNINKAKSWFRKSMEKNKYEAKYYYCYCTKSSHFEYIMNEAFKNNIHIETSSAFDINIVENLLENGKINKSTYVICNGFKRDQYVENIARLINNGHKNTIPIIDNYEELDLLQAEIKGKFKIGIRIAAEEEPKFEFYTSRLGIGYKNIVSFYKKQIQDNKNLELKMLHFFINTGINDTSYYWNELVKCIKVYVALKKECPSLDGLNIGGGFPIKNSLAFDFDYQYMIDEIINQIKIACDEAEVDVPNIFTEFGSFTVGESGGAIYQILYQKQQNDREKWNMIDSSFITTLPDTWAINKRFIMLAVNRWNDTYERVLLGGMTCDSDDYYNSEQNMNAIYLPKYNKEKPLYIGFFNTGAYQETIGGYGGLHHCLIPQPKHILIDRDENGILATEVFSETQTADDVLKILGYAKK
- the aroB gene encoding 3-dehydroquinate synthase; translation: MQSIQANTYPIHFNEKAYEALNLHVKESKYSNVFIIVDSNTNEFCLPHFLPFLETDLSVEIIEFENGEINKNIETCVQIWNVLTELGADRKSLVINLGGGVVTDLGGFVASTFKRGVDFIHIPTTLLSMVDASVGGKNGVDLGNLKNQIGVINTPIMVLIDTQYLETVPQNEMRSGLAEMLKHGLIYDKDYWEQFSDLKAIDFADFDQLIYRSVEIKNEIVTQDPTEKNIRKSLNFGHTLGHAIESYFLENDNKTTLLHGEAIAVGMILESYISFKKDLLSEPEYFQIKSNLKAIYEDILFEENDIDPILELLIHDKKNEYGTIQFALIEGIGKIKINQSVENELILNAFQDYKS
- a CDS encoding proline dehydrogenase family protein, translating into MEKIFNNTEVAFALKSDTELDRAYFLFKMIDNQPLVRIGTAVTNFALKANLPVEGLIRATVFDHFCGGVNEDDCLSVVDKMFTKGVSSVLDYSVEGKEEENQFDAALDMTLKTIEFAKERLAIPFAVFKPTGFGRFELYEKLGEKQILTSDEQLEWNRVVARFDIVCSAAHKKNVALLIDGEESWMQDAADDLVTEMMRKYNKEKAIVFNTLQLYRWDRLDYLKKLHEQAKNDGFYIGMKLVRGAYMEKEIARAIEKGYPSPICDTKEDTDKSYDTTVRYMSDHLDMMSIFAGTHNELSTYKLMDIMKEKGIKTNDDRIWFGQLYGMSDNISYNLAANGYNVAKYLPFGPVKDVMPYLIRRAEENTSVAGQTSRELSMIKAERNRRKGK
- a CDS encoding ABC transporter ATP-binding protein; this encodes MGRFKENDLPKSKITASSLNKAKIIFKYAGNNSWKFYVGLVFLLLTSVTALAFPKFMGMLVDCVNKKDSELANQIALGLGLVLILQSIFSFFRLSLFVNFTENTLANVRLALYTNLVKLPMTFFSQKRVGELNSRISNDITQIQDTLTTTIAEFLRQFILIIGSFIMLASINVKLTIMMVSVVPLVGVAAVFFGRFIRKYSKKVQDQVAESQVVVEETMQGISIVKAFANEWYEIARYKDRIKEVVKIAIKGGQLRGYFASFIIICLFGTIVAVVWYGVQLSIGGEITVGELFTFILYSSYVGASSGGIAELYAQMQKAIGATERVFELLEETPEEIKAIKNASSLQKIKGNVSFKNVAFSYPSRKEIKVLKNVNFTASFGQKIAIVGPSGVGKSTIASLLLRFYDIEAGEILIDGKSIYDFDLENLRGNMSIVPQDVILFGGTIKENIAYGKPDATDEEILLAAQQANAYNFIESFPEKFETVVGERGIKLSGGQRQRIAIARALLKNPSILILDEATSSLDSESEKLVQEALEILMQGRTSIIIAHRLSTIRSADQILVLDNGVISEQGTHQELIGLENGIYKNLSNLQFSHS